The Cryptococcus deuterogattii R265 chromosome 6, complete sequence genomic sequence GGAAGATTGTACTGTAGCACCTATTCGAATTGAACGTGTTATACATACCACAAATACATGGATCGTACAAAAATAACCCAGTCCTGCTATTCTTCAGCACATTCCCTTCGTCTGAATTCCCAATATCCGGCCCTCATCCTGTCATACTTGGAGCTAAGTTTCTCAAACACTTCTGCAGCGTCGTCGATTCTGTTTTGTTCGATGAAAGTGTCTGCGAGATATTCGAGAGCCAGAGGGATAGGCAACGGGGTATCCTGGGGCAGAGGATCCGAAGGCATAGGAAAGTGAAACTCGTCGTTAATTTCAGTATCGGAGTTCAGTTTGTCGCCGGTGTATGGTAAAATAGCTGGAAGAATGGGCGCAAGTGGCAACGAGAAGTGCTTGAGAAGGCCTCGGAGATAATTCCACGCAGATACGTTATGGGGAATGTGGTGAATTGACTTCAAGACGTAACTTCGTCACACTGTCAACTTTTGAATTTGTCAAGCGTGAATGACTCACATAAGCTCATCCTGCAGGATGCGGTTGGAGGTTTCAGCTCCTGGCCTAGACACTTTTAGGTACCATCGCCATCCCCAAGCACTGTTGTTTCTACCATCAACCCTCAACATTTCATCACACCAGTCAAGTTCCGATCTCCACTGATCTTCGGATATACGGCCAAGAATCGAAAAATGAGAATATAACCAATGAAGATATGCCCACGTGTGGTAGTTTTTGGGATCAGGCAGAAGGGACCCATGAATATACTCAATCTCAGAAACGGGATCTTGAGGAGAAATACGATCTAAAAGGAGAAGTCGATGATGCCTACCATTAACGAAGTTAACTCGTTTAGCTTCGTCAAGAGTATTGGTATCAACCCACCAGACTTGATAACTCTTAAGGTTCTGGACGGCGAACTCGTTCATGAGTTGAAGTTCGTCCTCCAGGGACTTGTTCAATGATATTAACAAAGAAAAGCGATATTGCCTGCATATATGATGTCAGTACAATGTCAGGAAAATGGAGTCCAGGCAATTACCAAACAGTATAATGTGCCGGGTTCATTCTGACAATAGTCTCTGTCAATTCTAGAGCACGTTCAGACTTTTCCTCCATCGCGGCGATAGCACGGAAATAATCCATTGCCTCTTTATCTGAAAGATATTCGGATCAGTCCACTAACATAACGACCAATAAAAACTCTTACACTCTTGCGAATACATGATGGGGACGACAGGATTAGGTCCGTCATCTTGTAAAATGGGCTTGACATCAGCCCAAGACTGCCTCTGCGACATAGGGACGTAGGTTGATGTTACCTAAATGTGATGCAAATCGAGTTAGCCGGAAAAGTTCCTTATTGGATGCGCCTGATGGCATGTAGTTTGCTTACCATAACGTTAGCAGGCAGATGCAACGGTCGACAGTGAATAAATTGAACTGTTgtggtggagagagaacTTAATAAAGATTACAGTGGATAAATGGAGGATCAGGACATATGACAATGTTTGACAATGGCGTAAGTAATCGATACAGATGTGCAGAGAACAATAGATGATCAGCGATCCAGCATCGCTGTCAGCGAGCAGAGGATGTGCGTGcagagaacaataaggtAATAGCCGACGAACATCGACCCTGGATCAGGAAGTTAAACgtttttatttatttatcATTCGACTGTGATTAGGAATTTGTATTACGAGGAATTTGGCAACTCGTAATATTATTATAAATTATAATTATGCACAACTAGAATAAAATTAGTCGAGTATTCCGAAGCGCATGCCTGTAATGCCCGACTATAATTAATGCCCGACTATAATTAAGacttttattttttttaaGTAAAACCGAAGAGTAAAAAAGAGCCGCGTTTTATATTCGGGCAAGTGCGAGGGGCATGCAACAAGCCGAGTCGGCGAGCGGCGACACAGACCTGTGACGTAGTGCGAGTCATCAACCTGATGCCCATTCAAAGTTTTGAGGTTCGAGCCTGCAGCCTGCCTCATTatcggtgatgatgatggaagtggTTCAAGTTAGTATCCACAGGAGAGAGTTGACCAAAATATAAATTACTGAATGTAACAGTACCAGCCACGAGtgcttttttcttccatctccacaatTTACTATCTCTTTTGCCCAATAACTCACGCACCTTCCACACAGTCAACAGAACGCCCAGCATGCCAACTTTAGATGCAATCACGCCTCCTAAGCCCTCTTCTCTACCCTCTGACATTGTCAAACAACTCTTAATCAACCTCGACGACAAGGTTGATCAGCTCAAGTCTTCAAAAGAAAGCCTTGATATGGAGGGcctccttgccttccaGAGGGTCGCCAATTATCTGTAAGTGAGCATGCCTTAATGAACAGATGGTGCCCCCATAAATCAGAAGGTTGAGCTTAACATCAATGTAGTGCCGCAGCACAGATATTCTTGCAGCAGAACGGACTTCTCACCCAACCTCTTGAAACAAAGCATATCAAAAGTCGCCTTTTGGGTCATTGGGTACGTTAAGCCATGCACTAAGCGGCAATTATTGCTCACAACGACCGTGATTATGTAGGGTACTTGTCCAGGTCTCAATTTCGTCTATGCCCACACCAATTATCTGATCACTAAACATGAGACTGATCGTGACATTCCCCTTACTGGAGTAAGTCCTTTCGCTCTTTGGCACATTAAAGCTGCTTACTGGGAACAAACGTTCTAGCCCGGTCATGGTGCGCCCGCCTTGCTTTCCACTTTGTTCATGGAAGGTTCAATCACCAGGTACGTCTGGCCATTATCAGGCGTCCATTATGTAACGCTTGATGAGTAGATTTTATCCTGAATATCCCATGTCCCGAGAGGGCCTTGAGCATTTCATCAGATCATTCAGTCTTCCTGGTGGATTTCCCAGTCATGTCAATGCGGAGGTAAGTCTAAGACTTCCATAAGCTTCACCATTAATGTGTCTATCCGACTCTAGACACCCGGTGCACTCCATGAGGGCGGAGAATTAGGTTACGGTTTGGCTGTCGCCTATGGGAGGTCGGTGTTCACTGCTCGTATATAGTAGGCTTGGAAATCAAGCTGATCGGAGAACTAATAGTATCATGGACAAGCCCAACCATATCACTGTAGCTGTAATtggtgatggtgaaagCGAAACTGGTCCCACTGCCACTGCATGGCATGCACATAAAGTAAGAATTAAGGGCTTAGCTGTTCTTCGGTTAACACGATGTAGTATATCGACCCAGCTGAAAGTGGGGCTGTAATCCCAATCCTTCATGTCAATGGTTACAAGGTATGTGTTATTTTTGCCAAAGCATATGGTCTGAAGACTaatctttcttttttttctttttggaaGATCGGCGAGCGCACTATTCCAGGAACAATGGACGATCTTGAGGTATGTTATTACGTCAAAATTGGACTGACAGACAGCTTGCATGCTTGTACACTGGCTACGGCTATCAAGTTCACATTGTGGAATATGGAAGCAAATCTCCCGAAGAAGCATCTGATCATGAGCATGACATAGCTGTTCAATATGACATGGCGGTCGCTATGGAATGGGCGTACCAGGAGATTAGGAACATTCAACAATCTGCAAGATCAGGTCGTCCTATTACTAAACCTAGGTGGCCCATGATTATCATGAGGACTCCCAAAGGGTGGACCGGACCGAAGAAGGCGGAAGGCCACATCATAGAGGGTAACTGGAGAGCCCACCAAGGTAAGAAAGTCTATGGTTTGGTAGATAACGCTAACAAACTTCCAGTCCCACTTCCTAAGGCAGGTGCCGAAGGGGAAGAGTTTGAACTTTTGAAGAAATGGTTGCACTCATATGGGCCGGAAGAGCTTTTCCATGTGGAAGTGGATTCAAACACTTCGCAAGCCCATAACGCTGGCAATAAGGCCGAAGGAATTATCGATAGCAGGGCTCTTCGCATCATTCCGAAAGACCAGCAAAggagaatgggaatggTTAATGTAAGTGCGTTTGGCATTCAACAGGGGGTTTACCTGACACATGGCTGCAGGCAACGTACCGTGGGTTCTTACCTCTTGAAACTCCTGAATGGAAGGAGTATGGTCATGAcgtggaggagaaagtcTCAAATATGAAAGCGTAAttttcgtctttcttcttaAGGGTATGGCTTCTGACAGACAAATAGCGTGGGCGACTACGTGGCTAAGATTATCGAAATGAATCCGAGCACCTTCAGGATATTTTCGCCAGACGAAATCACTAGTAATAAGCTTGATGCGGCCCTTGATGTTACTCAGAGAAACTTCCAGTGGGACCCAGAGGTAGGCTGTCATGTCCACACTCATTAGGCATGCGCTGACTCAGTGTACGTAAGACCGCCAATAAGGGCGGTAGAGTCATTGAGATGTTGTCGGAGCATACCCTCCAGGGCTG encodes the following:
- a CDS encoding protein farnesyltransferase/geranylgeranyltransferase type-1 subunit alpha, producing the protein MVTSTYVPMSQRQSWADVKPILQDDGPNPVVPIMYSQEYKEAMDYFRAIAAMEEKSERALELTETIVRMNPAHYTVWQYRFSLLISLNKSLEDELQLMNEFAVQNLKSYQVWHHRLLLLDRISPQDPVSEIEYIHGSLLPDPKNYHTWAYLHWLYSHFSILGRISEDQWRSELDWCDEMLRVDGRNNSAWGWRWYLKVSRPGAETSNRILQDELIYVLKSIHHIPHNVSAWNYLRGLLKHFSLPLAPILPAILPYTGDKLNSDTEINDEFHFPMPSDPLPQDTPLPIPLALEYLADTFIEQNRIDDAAEVFEKLSSKYDRMRAGYWEFRRRECAEE
- a CDS encoding phosphoketolase, with translation MPTLDAITPPKPSSLPSDIVKQLLINLDDKVDQLKSSKESLDMEGLLAFQRVANYLAAAQIFLQQNGLLTQPLETKHIKSRLLGHWGTCPGLNFVYAHTNYLITKHETDRDIPLTGPGHGAPALLSTLFMEGSITRFYPEYPMSREGLEHFIRSFSLPGGFPSHVNAETPGALHEGGELGYGLAVAYGSIMDKPNHITVAVIGDGESETGPTATAWHAHKYIDPAESGAVIPILHVNGYKIGERTIPGTMDDLELACLYTGYGYQVHIVEYGSKSPEEASDHEHDIAVQYDMAVAMEWAYQEIRNIQQSARSGRPITKPRWPMIIMRTPKGWTGPKKAEGHIIEGNWRAHQVPLPKAGAEGEEFELLKKWLHSYGPEELFHVEVDSNTSQAHNAGNKAEGIIDSRALRIIPKDQQRRMGMVNATYRGFLPLETPEWKEYGHDVEEKVSNMKAVGDYVAKIIEMNPSTFRIFSPDEITSNKLDAALDVTQRNFQWDPETANKGGRVIEMLSEHTLQGWMQGYTLTGRHALFPSYESFLGIVQTMIEQYAKFLKMALETKWRSDVSGLTYIETSTLWRQEHNGYSHQNPGLIGSFISLPRHLARIYLPPDANSSVATIDHCLRSKNNISLVIGSKNPTKGFLTIEEAEKHCIAGASVWEKFSSDKGVNPDVVLVGCGVEVTFEVIAAAAILRNHGVKVRVVNVTDLLILGRDGIHPHALDQDAFDSLFTADKPVVFNFHGYPKDVAALLFSRRAHVGRSRFDILGYIEEGSTTTAYSMLRLNNTSRYSLADIAVRRVARDQPNHPINVRAHELSSYWRHQLVLHDKFTKEYGKDPEWCGEIPELEKDAA